One Kitasatospora sp. NBC_01266 genomic window carries:
- a CDS encoding amino acid adenylation domain-containing protein yields the protein MSENAIEDILPVTPVQEGMIFHARYDESAADVYTAQFVFELHGPLDGAALRAAAETVVRRHPALRSAFRQRATGEWVQVVAANAPLLWRELDLSTLPEAERAARLERLLADDRAHRFDLGRPRLVRFSLLRLAAERQVLVLMNHHLVLDGWSTAQLMGELFRLYAHGGAGGAGGASGASGAGAAGGVLPAVRPYRDFLGWLGRQDRQRALDAWRSALAGVEEPTLLAGQQHAAVAERPERVELEFSAEQTQALLDLARSHGLTLNSLVQGAWGILLGTLTGRSDVLFGAAVSGRPAELAGAEEIVGLLINTVPVRVRLDRNETVAELLATVQAEQAALTPYHHTALTDLHAATGLGALFDTLLVFENYPVDLAALRLPGGPAVAEVQVRDSAHYPLRLLVVPGSRLRITLDHRPDLLDRVAVERIAQRLHRLLPAMAADPRQPVARLDLLTADERERVLETWNSTAHPVPDTTLPELIERQAARTPDATALYGPDGSRTYAELNAGANRLAHLLAERGAGPETTVGVALPRSPDLVLALLAVLKSGAAYLPLDPDYPPSRTADLLADAAPQLVLTSRALAAAVPAHLPALVLDDEQVQAGLRAQPQTDPAAGRPRGGSPAYVIYTSGSTGRPKGVVVEHRAIVNRLLWMQDRYRLDGTDRVLQKTPAGFDVSVWEFFWPLISGAAVVVAPPGVHREPDRLARLIEDTGVTTAHFVPSMLRAFVDEPAAKACTSLRRVFASGEALPAELVGDFHSVCAAPLVNLYGPTEAAVDVTHWSCPAQGTPEAVPIGRPVWNTRIHVLDAALRPVPPGVVGEVYLAGVQLARGYLERRGLTAERFVADPYGPPGTRMYRTGDLGAWDQDGCLRYAGRTDHQVKIRGQRIELGEIEAVLGRHPGVAQAAVTALDARLTAYVRPVGQGAGSDGELVPALRQYLAEQLPAGWVPTAFVLLAQWPLTPSGKLDRKALPRPGFTASAASRAPRNPQEELLCGLFAEVLGLDTIGIDDDFFDLGGHSLLAGRVISRIRTALDVDLPLSALFEHPTVARLAEAAAAQSGIPKRPALRRMPRPEEDE from the coding sequence GTGAGCGAGAACGCGATCGAGGACATCCTGCCCGTCACGCCCGTCCAGGAAGGAATGATCTTCCACGCGCGGTACGACGAGAGCGCGGCCGACGTCTACACCGCGCAGTTCGTCTTCGAGCTGCACGGGCCGCTGGACGGAGCGGCGCTGCGGGCCGCCGCCGAGACCGTGGTCCGCCGCCACCCGGCGCTGCGCAGCGCGTTCCGCCAGCGCGCCACGGGTGAGTGGGTGCAGGTGGTGGCGGCGAACGCGCCGCTGCTCTGGCGGGAGCTGGACCTGAGCACGCTGCCCGAGGCGGAGCGCGCTGCGCGGCTGGAGCGGCTGCTGGCCGACGACCGTGCCCACCGCTTCGACCTCGGCCGGCCCCGGCTGGTCCGGTTCAGCCTGCTGCGGCTGGCCGCCGAGCGGCAGGTGCTGGTCCTGATGAACCACCACCTGGTGCTGGACGGCTGGTCCACCGCGCAGCTGATGGGCGAGCTGTTCAGGCTGTACGCACACGGCGGTGCGGGCGGTGCGGGCGGTGCGAGTGGTGCGAGTGGTGCGGGAGCTGCGGGCGGTGTGCTGCCCGCGGTCCGCCCGTACCGGGACTTCCTCGGCTGGCTGGGCCGACAGGACCGGCAGCGGGCGCTCGACGCCTGGCGCTCGGCGCTCGCCGGGGTCGAGGAACCCACGCTGCTGGCCGGGCAGCAGCACGCCGCCGTGGCCGAGCGGCCCGAGCGGGTCGAGCTGGAGTTCTCCGCCGAGCAGACGCAGGCGCTGCTGGACCTGGCCCGCAGCCACGGGCTGACCCTCAACTCGCTGGTGCAGGGCGCCTGGGGCATCCTGCTCGGCACCCTGACCGGTCGCTCGGACGTGCTGTTCGGCGCCGCCGTCTCCGGCCGTCCGGCGGAGCTCGCGGGGGCCGAGGAGATCGTCGGGCTGCTGATCAACACCGTCCCGGTCCGGGTGCGCCTGGACCGGAACGAGACGGTGGCCGAACTGCTCGCGACCGTGCAGGCCGAGCAGGCGGCGCTGACCCCCTACCACCACACCGCCCTCACCGACCTGCACGCCGCCACCGGCCTGGGTGCCCTCTTCGACACCCTGCTGGTCTTCGAGAACTACCCCGTGGACCTGGCGGCGCTGCGGCTGCCCGGCGGTCCGGCCGTCGCCGAGGTCCAGGTCCGGGACTCCGCCCACTACCCGCTGCGCCTGCTCGTGGTGCCGGGGAGCCGGCTGCGGATCACCCTCGACCACCGGCCCGACCTGCTCGACCGGGTGGCGGTGGAGCGGATCGCGCAGCGCCTGCACCGCCTGCTGCCGGCCATGGCGGCGGACCCGCGGCAGCCGGTCGCCCGACTGGACCTGCTCACGGCCGACGAGCGCGAGCGGGTGCTGGAGACCTGGAACAGCACCGCGCACCCGGTTCCCGACACCACGCTGCCCGAGCTGATCGAGCGGCAGGCCGCCCGCACCCCCGACGCGACGGCCCTGTACGGCCCCGACGGCAGCCGGACGTACGCGGAACTCAACGCCGGCGCCAACCGGTTGGCGCACCTGCTGGCCGAGCGGGGCGCGGGCCCGGAGACGACGGTCGGCGTCGCGCTGCCGCGTTCGCCGGACCTCGTGCTCGCGCTGCTGGCCGTGCTGAAGAGCGGTGCGGCCTACCTGCCGCTCGATCCCGACTACCCGCCCTCGCGCACCGCCGACCTGCTCGCCGACGCCGCGCCGCAGCTCGTGCTGACCAGCCGGGCACTGGCCGCCGCGGTGCCCGCCCACCTCCCGGCGCTGGTCCTGGATGACGAGCAGGTGCAGGCCGGGCTGCGCGCGCAGCCGCAGACCGACCCGGCCGCCGGCCGACCGCGCGGCGGCTCGCCGGCGTACGTCATCTACACCTCCGGCTCCACCGGCCGCCCCAAGGGCGTCGTGGTCGAGCACCGCGCGATCGTGAACCGGCTGCTCTGGATGCAGGACCGGTACCGGCTGGACGGCACCGACCGGGTGCTCCAGAAGACCCCGGCCGGGTTCGACGTGTCGGTGTGGGAGTTCTTCTGGCCGTTGATCAGCGGTGCGGCCGTGGTGGTCGCCCCGCCGGGCGTGCACCGCGAGCCCGACCGGCTGGCCCGGCTGATCGAGGACACCGGCGTGACCACCGCGCACTTCGTGCCCTCGATGCTGCGCGCCTTCGTGGACGAGCCGGCGGCCAAGGCCTGCACCAGCCTGCGCCGGGTCTTCGCCAGCGGCGAGGCGCTGCCCGCCGAGCTGGTCGGCGACTTCCACTCCGTCTGCGCCGCGCCGCTGGTCAACCTCTACGGGCCCACCGAGGCGGCGGTCGACGTCACGCACTGGAGCTGCCCCGCGCAGGGCACACCCGAGGCCGTGCCGATCGGGCGCCCGGTCTGGAACACCCGGATCCACGTCCTGGACGCGGCGCTGCGCCCGGTGCCCCCGGGTGTCGTCGGCGAGGTCTACCTGGCCGGCGTCCAGCTCGCGCGCGGCTACCTGGAGCGGCGCGGCCTGACGGCGGAACGTTTCGTCGCCGACCCGTACGGCCCGCCCGGCACCCGGATGTACCGCACCGGCGACCTCGGGGCCTGGGACCAGGACGGCTGCCTGCGCTACGCCGGCCGGACCGACCACCAGGTCAAGATCCGCGGGCAGCGGATCGAGCTGGGCGAGATCGAGGCGGTGCTGGGCCGCCACCCGGGCGTCGCCCAGGCGGCCGTGACCGCGCTGGACGCCCGGCTGACGGCGTACGTCCGGCCCGTGGGCCAGGGCGCGGGCAGCGACGGGGAGTTGGTCCCCGCGCTCCGGCAGTACCTCGCCGAGCAGCTGCCGGCCGGCTGGGTGCCGACCGCCTTCGTGCTGCTGGCGCAGTGGCCGCTGACGCCCAGCGGCAAGCTGGACCGCAAGGCGCTGCCGCGCCCGGGGTTCACCGCCTCCGCCGCGAGCCGCGCTCCGCGCAACCCGCAGGAGGAACTGCTCTGCGGGCTGTTCGCCGAGGTGCTCGGCCTGGACACGATCGGGATCGACGACGACTTCTTCGACCTGGGCGGGCACTCCCTGCTCGCCGGCCGGGTGATCAGTCGGATCCGCACCGCGCTGGATGTGGACCTGCCGCTCAGCGCCCTGTTCGAACACCCCACCGTGGCGCGCCTCGCCGAGGCCGCCGCCGCACAGTCCGGCATCCCCAAGCGCCCCGCCCTGCGCCGGATGCCGCGTCCCGAGGAGGACGAGTGA